The genomic window AGCTTGGTAGGTGCTACAGAGTCAAATACCCTGAGAATATTGGAGTTAAACAGACTTAGATGGTCCTCCACGCCCTGAGTTGTTATGCATGGTGTAATAGACATGGCTTCCGTAAAAAGACTGCAGGTATTCTCATTAATATACCTCTTAGGGACAGTTTTAGATTGAGTTTGGCTAATTGGAGAGACCAGGCCATCAAAGAATACACAAAAATGATCAGATAGTGCTAAGTCTATAACATTCACATCTAACATTAACTGAAGAAATACAGAGACCCTCACTGATAACTAGATCCAGAGTGTGACCTTTGATATGAGTGGAGTTGCTAACATGTTGTACCATATCAAACATGTCAAACAAAGCAGTGAGCTCTTGATGAAGCAGAAATCGGTGTCTGCAGCTGGGCCTGGGGGCTCCCGACCTTGCCTTCAACTCTTTAGGTTGGACTCGCCTTCTACTCAAATAAGTATCTTAGAATCAGATGGCTGGTGCTGAggaaatcactggagacacgtggAATCAGGTGCAaccgtgtttaatgtgttcacaagcaacaacacacacaactcaTGAGTCAAGCTCTGGAACAAGACTTAAGTTTCACTCTCTTTGCGctcccttttatgctggtgaagattctgCTGAATCTCCACCTTTTTCCCTTAATCCTGCCCACTTGAGCCTGAACACAATGGTGGCATGTTTTTGCCTTTGGTTGAGTCCGATCTTAATGGTGTATTCTTTTAGAGTCACCTGGGTATGAGTCATACTGGTGTCCAAGGCCAAGCCCATATCAGCCTGGGCTGGAATGCCCCAAACTTTCCCACCATTGTGTTTGAGCCAGGTCTCacgctattttttaaaaacactgagtacaCATTAACACTGAGTACACATTAAACTCACCAGTTATGATAAAAGAATCAAAATCTGTAAGGATGATTGATCAATGATCAATAATGGAAAAAGACAGACCAATCAGATTTCCAGTGAAGCACAGAGTTGCAGAATACCACAAGCACACAGTAATCACTAGTTTCCCCTCTAAACTTGAGTCAAATATCAGGACaagataactaaaaaaaaataaaaaatcattgaAGATTTGTTTGATTGATCaataaaagtaatgaaaaaaatggtgACGATCAGAATTAGGTGACAGTTTCATAACTGGTAGAAACTTTGTTCTAGTAGTAatcctcttctcctccaccaAACCCAGCTTGAACTATTTCTTTGATCCTCTCAGTCTCCTGGGGTGGGGCAGCTGGCAGAATTGCTTTCAGACCATTCTCTATTTCTGCCATCCTGTCATCTGTCTTCCTCTCAAACTCCTTCTTGTTCTTGAGGACCAGCATAAGGATGCcctcctgagctgctgtgcaGGACTGTTGCAGCTTCAAACGCTCTTGAAGGAATTCTGGCTTCTCCTTATCCATGGCCATGAGCTTGCCCAGGCTGCTCACTCTGTCCATCAGGTACTTGTTGGACACTTCAGTGTAGGTCCCTGAGATCATGTGGACCAGACTGGCAACATTGGAGGCTTGGAAGGCCTGGTTGTACAGCATGTCTTTGACAAATAGTTTATTGTTGTAACTGAGTTTCTTTGTATCATCAGCTGTTGAGACGAAATCTTTCAGTGTCTTGCTGAGGCTGCATTTGATGATGTTAGAGATCATCTGGAAGAAGCGCACCATCTTCTCCCACTGCTCTTTGACTCTGCCCATGGCATCGAGACCCTTGACCAGCATCTTGATGGTGGTTTCAAAGTCAATCTCCTTGAGCTTACAGCTCTGCATTTCAACCAAGATCTCAGTCAGCTCCTTCTGATTCTGCTCCATTCTCTCCACAGACTTCTCATAGGCCTCCCGTGTTACCTTGAGTTGTTCTCGGCTCTGCTCAATTTTGAAACGAGCGTTatctgctgctctctgactgGCAGACTGATCTCCTGTGCTGCTCTGTGCTTTGCTCATCATTGGTGATGTAGGAGAAAGAGCTGGAGAGCCCAgtacttttttgcttttggtgtCAAAGATGCGGGATTCTTCATCCAGTTTCTTCAGTTTCTTGATGAGCTCTGTTTCTTTCTTGTCACCCCAATTTTCACCAGGTTTATATGTGGCCAGTTCTTCACAGATGTTAATACCCAGCTCACAAAGGTTCAGAGCATCATTCTGAAGTTTGCTCCCTTTCATCTTCTTTAAGGCCCCAGAGATTCTTTTGAATTGAGCTTGAGACCAGTTTGTCTTTGTGGATTGTGCTTTCTGATCATACAGGTCCTGCCAGGCTATTTTCCCTTCCTTCAAATACTGTGTAAGAGTTCCTACAATGGAAAGAATCTCTGCAGACTTACAGCCGACTGAGAGCACATCTACGTTTTCATTTTGCGATTCCTTTCCTTGGAATTTGTCTATGAGTGTTTCTGCTGAATCGctgattgtttttattggagAACTTACCAGGTTAACGACTCCATTAACCAATCCTGTCACTGCCTTTGAAAGTCCTTCAACCACATCCATTCCAATCATTTCCCATCCGGAGGGAAGAGAGTCCATTGCTTTCTTGTAGCTATCTTGTGcttcatttatttccttttccaTGGCCTCCATTGCTTTCTTGGACCGTTCTTTAAGCTCAGTGGCGGTCTTCTCCCGTATTTCATTTTCCTTAATCTTCATCTTCACCTTCTCCAGCTCTTCTCCATGAAAGCGTTCAGCATTGACACAGGCCGCCAACAGTTCCTGGATTAAGTTGATGACATCTGTGTACTTCTTTTCAACACTGCCTGACAGTGTCACACATTCATCTGCAATGGTGCGAATGTTTTCCAGCTGATTTGGCAGGAGCTTGTCAATAACTTCATCAGGTGCATTGAAAAGGAGCTTGACTGCTGCCTTCATGTAATCAGGAACTGTGGCTGTGTGAAGGCGGATCTGATCCATATTCTTGTGGGCCTCATTGAATGCATGCCAGCCTGAGTTACAGATTTGCATGAGGCAGGCCCTGAACGAGTCTGGGTATTGTATGTACTTGTAGCCCTTCTCTGGGGGGTTCTTGTTGATGGAGAAGTCATCAGATGAGGAGATGAAGACGAGCTCCCCCATGATGGCGATGGAGAGGGGGGCAGGAGTCAGGTACTCTTCCCAGTTTGCATTAGGCTGCATCAGCATCTTGGTGGTCTCTCGCATATCTGCTGCAGTGGTGAGACACTGAGTGGCCTTAGCAATTTCCATGGTGTGTGCTGTTCAACGAAGCAGATAAAGAAGATGTCATGCAAGTGCTttgacaaaatacaaacaaatgcaaaatacaaTTTATATTACTAATACAAGCCAGGGGGGATCTGTCCATCAAGATCAGGAGGATGGACACACCAGAACTCGTCGATATTATACTTGTGGTTAGCCCATCAATGAGGTACC from Epinephelus lanceolatus isolate andai-2023 chromosome 11, ASM4190304v1, whole genome shotgun sequence includes these protein-coding regions:
- the LOC144464778 gene encoding uncharacterized protein LOC144464778 encodes the protein MEIAKATQCLTTAADMRETTKMLMQPNANWEEYLTPAPLSIAIMGELVFISSSDDFSINKNPPEKGYKYIQYPDSFRACLMQICNSGWHAFNEAHKNMDQIRLHTATVPDYMKAAVKLLFNAPDEVIDKLLPNQLENIRTIADECVTLSGSVEKKYTDVINLIQELLAACVNAERFHGEELEKVKMKIKENEIREKTATELKERSKKAMEAMEKEINEAQDSYKKAMDSLPSGWEMIGMDVVEGLSKAVTGLVNGVVNLVSSPIKTISDSAETLIDKFQGKESQNENVDVLSVGCKSAEILSIVGTLTQYLKEGKIAWQDLYDQKAQSTKTNWSQAQFKRISGALKKMKGSKLQNDALNLCELGINICEELATYKPGENWGDKKETELIKKLKKLDEESRIFDTKSKKVLGSPALSPTSPMMSKAQSSTGDQSASQRAADNARFKIEQSREQLKVTREAYEKSVERMEQNQKELTEILVEMQSCKLKEIDFETTIKMLVKGLDAMGRVKEQWEKMVRFFQMISNIIKCSLSKTLKDFVSTADDTKKLSYNNKLFVKDMLYNQAFQASNVASLVHMISGTYTEVSNKYLMDRVSSLGKLMAMDKEKPEFLQERLKLQQSCTAAQEGILMLVLKNKKEFERKTDDRMAEIENGLKAILPAAPPQETERIKEIVQAGFGGGEEDYY